One window of the Rhodococcus sovatensis genome contains the following:
- a CDS encoding IS630 family transposase, with product MSDKAARPSARPIILSTADRQVLERRVRSGSTPQKMVLRSLIVLLAADEHTNSAIASELDIHIDTVRKWRTRFHRHGIDALADAPRSGRPPIYNATDIAAVKAWACQIPAHHDIPIARWSTPELAAQLARDGMTVSVSTVRRWLAEDALKPWQYRSWIAVRDPNFEVKASVVLDLYARRYAGQALGSNDFVISADEKPSIQARDRCHPTTAAAPGRPMRVSHDYHRRGALTYLAAYDVHAAQVFGRCEASTGITEFTALVDQVMTREPYASADRVFWVVDNGSSHRGQASIDRLTDRYPNAVMVHTPVHASWLNQVEIYFSIVQRKVLTPNDFPDLAAVENRLHAFAERYNRTAEPFAWRYTRRELNRQLEQIDESAAAA from the coding sequence ATGAGTGACAAAGCCGCTCGACCCTCGGCCCGCCCCATCATCCTGTCCACCGCCGACCGTCAGGTTCTCGAACGCCGGGTGCGGTCTGGGTCGACACCGCAGAAGATGGTGCTGCGGTCTCTGATCGTGCTCCTCGCCGCCGACGAACACACCAACTCTGCCATCGCCAGCGAACTCGACATCCATATCGACACGGTCCGCAAGTGGCGCACCCGGTTCCACCGCCACGGCATCGACGCCCTCGCCGACGCGCCACGGTCGGGCCGGCCACCGATCTACAACGCCACCGACATCGCCGCCGTGAAAGCGTGGGCGTGCCAGATCCCGGCCCATCACGACATCCCGATCGCCCGGTGGTCCACCCCCGAACTCGCCGCCCAGCTTGCTCGCGACGGCATGACCGTCTCGGTCTCGACGGTGCGCCGATGGCTCGCCGAGGATGCGCTCAAACCGTGGCAGTACCGTTCCTGGATCGCTGTCCGCGACCCGAACTTCGAGGTGAAAGCATCTGTCGTTCTCGACTTGTACGCGCGCCGCTACGCCGGACAAGCATTGGGCAGCAACGACTTCGTGATCTCGGCCGATGAAAAGCCGTCGATCCAAGCCCGCGACCGATGCCACCCCACCACCGCCGCCGCCCCAGGCCGCCCGATGCGGGTCAGTCACGATTACCACCGTCGTGGCGCGCTCACCTACCTCGCCGCCTACGACGTCCACGCTGCGCAGGTCTTCGGACGCTGCGAGGCCAGTACCGGCATCACCGAGTTCACCGCACTCGTCGATCAGGTCATGACGCGCGAACCGTACGCCTCCGCCGACCGGGTTTTCTGGGTCGTCGACAACGGATCCTCGCACCGCGGACAAGCATCGATCGACCGCCTCACCGACCGGTACCCGAACGCGGTCATGGTGCACACCCCAGTACATGCATCGTGGCTCAACCAAGTCGAGATCTACTTCTCCATTGTCCAACGGAAAGTACTCACACCCAACGACTTCCCCGATCTCGCTGCCGTCGAGAACAGGTTGCACGCATTCGCCGAACGGTACAACCGCACCGCGGAACCGTTCGCATGGAGATACACCCGCCGCGAACTGAACCGACAACTCGAACAAATCGACGAATCAGCCGCTGCGGCGTGA
- a CDS encoding CatB-related O-acetyltransferase, whose protein sequence is MSVLRAPDPTQLHPVAGQQRVVFLKPLITSPLIEVGEYSYYDDPDHATEFETRNVTHHYGPDRLLVGKFCAFATGVTFVMNGANHRMNGVSTYPFPIVGGAWGEHADLISDLPSRGDTVVGNDVWIGGNATIMPGVRIGHGAIVSTGAVVTKDVPDYAIVGGNPATVIRMRYDADEVSQLVAFAWWDWPIDKITTHLRAIADGSVADLLRANDKA, encoded by the coding sequence ATGTCTGTCCTACGTGCTCCTGATCCCACACAACTCCACCCCGTCGCCGGTCAGCAGCGGGTGGTATTTCTCAAGCCTCTCATCACGAGCCCGTTGATCGAGGTCGGCGAGTACAGCTACTACGACGATCCTGATCACGCGACCGAGTTCGAAACGCGAAATGTCACACATCATTACGGGCCGGATCGACTTCTCGTCGGCAAGTTCTGCGCCTTCGCAACGGGTGTCACATTCGTGATGAACGGCGCGAACCACCGCATGAACGGCGTATCGACCTACCCTTTCCCGATAGTGGGCGGAGCTTGGGGCGAACATGCGGATCTGATCTCGGACCTACCTTCACGCGGAGACACGGTCGTCGGTAACGACGTGTGGATCGGCGGCAACGCGACGATAATGCCCGGAGTTCGCATCGGTCATGGGGCCATCGTGTCGACCGGCGCTGTCGTGACCAAGGATGTGCCCGACTACGCGATCGTGGGTGGAAACCCGGCCACTGTCATTCGCATGAGGTACGACGCGGACGAGGTCAGCCAGCTCGTGGCATTTGCGTGGTGGGACTGGCCGATCGACAAGATCACCACTCACCTTCGCGCGATCGCGGATGGGTCGGTTGCGGATCTCCTACGCGCAAACGACAAGGCGTAG